In Quercus lobata isolate SW786 chromosome 12, ValleyOak3.0 Primary Assembly, whole genome shotgun sequence, a genomic segment contains:
- the LOC115970532 gene encoding uncharacterized protein LOC115970532 has product MVRATDSPFIAAVLECPVPSKFRLPQLEPFDGLKDPQDLLNTFKTTLGLHQPLDEILCHSFPTTLKGAAREWFTKLPNSSIDNFDQLSSALLRHLIGGQRPRRPVDYLLTIRQGEKETLRSYVKRFTRETLEVDEADDKVQLTTFKAGLRSRGLVASLAKNPPKTMAEMLLKAQKYMNAEDALVAIKDTEQPEDKAKREDDRRGQNRD; this is encoded by the coding sequence ATGGTAAGGGCTACGGATTCACCCTTCATCGCCGCGGTGCTCGAATGCCCTGTGCCGTCAAAGTTTCGCTTACCTCAGCTTGAACCATTTGACGGACTAAAAGACCCCCAGGATCTCCTTAATACCTTCAAGACGACTCTGGGACTTCATCAACCACTTGACGAGATACTATGCCATTCCTTCCCAacgactctcaaaggagctgcaagagaATGGTTTACTAAGTTGCCAAACTCGTCCATAGACAACTTCGATCAGCTGAGTAGTGCCCTCTTGCGCCACTTAATAGGGGGGCAACGCCCAAGGAGGCCAGTAGACTACTTACTCACCATAagacagggagagaaggaaACTCTGAGATCATATGTCAAACGATTCACCCGGGAAACTCTGGAGGTagacgaagctgatgacaaggtgcagctgacgaccttcaaagcagggTTGAGGTCCAGAGGCCTTGTGGCCTCTCTCGCAAAGAACCCCCCAAAGACGATGGCGGAGATGCTCTTGAAGGCacaaaagtacatgaatgcGGAAGATGCTCTAGTTGCTATAAAAGATACTGAGCAGCCAGAAGACAAGGCTAAGAGGGAAGACGACCGCAGGGGGCAAAATAGAGATTGA